From the Streptomyces sp. Tu 2975 genome, one window contains:
- the scpA gene encoding methylmalonyl-CoA mutase gives MGIPDFTGIELGPAPAGSADEKQWRAALEAATGKEAGELMWETPEGIPVKPLYTDADLAGVDFLGTYPGVAPYLRGPYPTMYVNQPWTIRQYAGFSTAEESNAFYRRNLAAGQKGLSVAFDLPTHRGYDSDHPRVTGDVGMAGVAIDSIYDMRQLFDGIPLDRMSVSMTMNGAVLPVLALYIVAAEEQGVPAEKLAGTIQNDILKEFMVRNTYIYPPGPSMRIISDIFAYTAQKMPRYNSISISGYHIQEAGATADLELAYTLADGMEYLRAGIGAGMDVDAFAPRLSFFWAIGMNFFMEVAKLRAARLLWAKLVKGFDPKNPKSLSLRTHSQTSGWSLTAQDVFNNVTRTCVEAMAATQGHTQSLHTNALDEALALPTDFSARIARNTQLLLQQESGTCRVIDPWGGSAYVEKLTHDLARRAWRHIEEVEAAGGMAKAIDAGIPKLRIEEAAARTQARIDSGRQPVIGVNKYRVESDEQIDVLKVDNSQVRAQQIEKLRRLRAERDEAACQDALRALTAAAAAGHVGGGGLEGNLLALAVDAARAMATVGEISDALEKVYGRHSGQIRTISGVYRNEAGMSPSVDATRALVGEFEQAEGRRPRILVAKMGQDGHDRGQKVIATAFADLGFDVDVGPLFQTPAEVARQAVEADVHIVGVSSLAAGHLTLVPALREQLAAEGREDIMIVVGGVIPPQDVPALHEAGAAAVFPPGTVIPDAARDLVLTLAGSLGHELS, from the coding sequence ATGGGCATCCCGGACTTCACGGGGATCGAGCTGGGCCCCGCCCCCGCGGGCTCGGCCGACGAGAAGCAGTGGCGTGCGGCGCTCGAGGCCGCCACCGGCAAGGAGGCCGGTGAGCTGATGTGGGAGACACCGGAAGGCATTCCGGTGAAACCGCTGTACACGGACGCGGACCTGGCCGGCGTCGACTTCCTCGGTACGTATCCGGGGGTGGCGCCGTATCTGCGCGGCCCGTACCCGACGATGTACGTCAACCAGCCCTGGACGATCCGGCAGTACGCCGGGTTCTCCACCGCCGAGGAGTCGAACGCCTTCTACCGGCGCAATCTGGCGGCTGGCCAGAAGGGCCTGTCCGTCGCGTTCGACCTGCCGACGCACCGCGGGTACGACAGCGACCACCCTCGGGTCACGGGCGACGTCGGCATGGCCGGTGTGGCGATCGACTCGATCTACGACATGCGGCAGTTGTTCGACGGCATCCCGCTGGACCGCATGAGCGTGTCGATGACGATGAACGGAGCGGTTCTGCCCGTCCTCGCGCTGTACATCGTGGCCGCGGAGGAGCAGGGCGTTCCGGCGGAGAAGCTCGCGGGGACCATCCAGAACGACATCCTCAAAGAGTTCATGGTCCGGAACACCTACATCTATCCGCCCGGCCCGTCGATGCGGATCATCTCGGACATCTTCGCGTACACGGCGCAGAAGATGCCGCGCTACAACTCGATCTCCATCTCCGGCTACCACATCCAGGAGGCCGGGGCCACGGCCGACCTGGAGCTCGCGTACACGCTTGCCGACGGCATGGAGTATCTGCGGGCCGGTATCGGGGCGGGGATGGACGTGGACGCGTTCGCGCCGCGGCTGTCGTTCTTCTGGGCGATCGGCATGAACTTCTTCATGGAGGTCGCGAAGCTGCGGGCGGCACGGCTGCTGTGGGCGAAGCTGGTGAAGGGTTTCGACCCGAAGAACCCGAAGTCGCTGTCGCTGCGCACCCATTCGCAGACCTCCGGCTGGTCGCTGACGGCGCAGGACGTCTTCAACAACGTCACGCGCACCTGTGTCGAGGCGATGGCCGCGACACAGGGACACACCCAGTCGCTGCACACCAACGCCCTCGACGAGGCGCTGGCCCTGCCGACCGACTTCTCCGCGCGCATCGCCCGCAACACCCAGCTGCTGCTCCAGCAGGAGTCGGGCACCTGCCGGGTCATCGACCCGTGGGGCGGCAGCGCGTACGTCGAGAAGCTGACGCACGACCTGGCCCGCCGCGCCTGGCGGCACATCGAGGAGGTCGAGGCCGCGGGCGGCATGGCGAAGGCCATCGACGCGGGCATCCCGAAGCTCCGCATCGAGGAGGCCGCGGCGCGCACCCAGGCACGCATCGACTCCGGGCGTCAGCCGGTGATCGGGGTGAACAAGTACCGGGTGGAGTCCGACGAGCAGATCGACGTGCTCAAGGTCGACAACTCCCAGGTGCGCGCCCAGCAGATCGAGAAGCTGCGGCGGCTGCGCGCGGAGCGCGACGAGGCCGCCTGCCAGGACGCGCTGCGCGCCCTGACCGCGGCCGCGGCGGCCGGCCACGTCGGGGGCGGCGGCCTCGAGGGCAATCTGCTGGCGCTGGCGGTGGACGCGGCCCGTGCGATGGCGACCGTCGGGGAGATCTCCGACGCCTTGGAGAAGGTGTACGGCAGGCACTCCGGCCAGATCCGTACGATCTCGGGTGTGTACAGGAACGAGGCAGGCATGTCGCCCTCGGTGGACGCGACCCGTGCCCTGGTCGGGGAGTTCGAGCAGGCGGAGGGCCGGCGGCCGCGCATTCTGGTCGCCAAGATGGGCCAGGACGGGCACGACCGGGGCCAGAAGGTGATCGCGACCGCGTTCGCCGACCTCGGCTTCGACGTGGACGTCGGCCCGCTGTTCCAGACGCCGGCCGAGGTCGCCCGGCAGGCGGTCGAGGCGGACGTCCACATCGTCGGCGTCTCGTCCCTGGCGGCCGGGCACCTGACGCTGGTGCCGGCGCTGCGCGAGCAGCTGGCGGCGGAGGGCCGCGAGGACATCATGATCGTCGTCGGTGGTGTGATCCCGCCGCAGGACGTCCCGGCGCTGCACGAGGCCGGTGCCGCGGCGGTGTTCCCGCCCGGGACGGTGATCCCCGACGCCGCGCGGGACCTGGTGCTGACCCTGGCCGGTTCGCTCGGGCACGAGTTGTCGTAG